In one Lycium barbarum isolate Lr01 chromosome 7, ASM1917538v2, whole genome shotgun sequence genomic region, the following are encoded:
- the LOC132603608 gene encoding uncharacterized protein LOC132603608 has product MSGCSNFQLLSLALLLLITVSSSQSQFTEENGVKSAVFLSPVFVLEPGSVSNKFYYNIDFPKGHIAIKNFDAEVVDEAGNSIPLHETYLHHWVVVRYYHREGVEIAKYHGNMGFHQSDFIIKRNSGICDGGLSQYFGLGSETRKTITYVPDPYGIEVGNPVEVPPGYEERWLLNVHAIDTRGAEDRLGCTECRCDLYNITKDEYDRDLKPDYFGGLRCCYDETRCKVKDGFQGPRRSLYLKYTVKYIDWDASIVPVKIYILDVTDTWKKPETSTVTVARHHCQIEYLVESCPASVANVNCTHTKKISVTFPSGGDVIYGVAHQHTGGTGIALHGEDGRVICSSLPIYGEGKEPGNEAGYIVGMSSCYPRPGSVKISEGETVTLLSNYSNSQRHTGVMGLFYLLVAEPSPKPSSILHSTDGTGEIVILHNAVGALALFGIALLVGAAVIYQHRNQREEGYESI; this is encoded by the exons ATGTCAGGCTGTTCAAATTTCCAGTTGCTTTCACTTGCACTCTTACTGCTAATAACAGTTTCAAGTTCACAATCTCAATTCACAGAAGAAAACGGTGTGAAATCTGCTGTCTTTCTCTCACCAGTGTTTGTGCTGGAACCTGGATCTGTCTCCAACAAGTTTTACTACAATATTGACTTCCCAAAAGGCCATATTGCTATCAAAAATTTCGATGCTGAAGTAGTTGATGAGGCAGGGAATTCTATACCCCTCCATGAGACATATCTTCACCACTGGGTTGTTGTAAGATATTATCATCGAGAAGGTGTGGAAATAGCAAAGTACCATGGCAATATGGGGTTCCACCAATCAGATTTTATTATCAAGAGAAACTCAGGGATATGTGATGGgggtctttctcaatattttggCCTCGGGTCAGAGACCCGAAAAACAATCACTTATGTTCCAGACCCTTATGGAATAGAAGTCGGTAATCCAGTCGAAGTACCTCCTGGATACGAGGAGAGATGGTTGCTCAATGTACATGCAATTGATACACGAGGTGCCGAAGATAGATTGGGATGCACTGAATGTAGGTGTGATCTTTACAACATTACGAAGGACGAGTATGACCGAGATCTAAAGCCAGATTATTTCGGAGGCTTGAGATGTTGTTACGATGAAACAAGATGCAAGGTTAAAGACGGGTTCCAAGGACCGAGGAGAAGCCTGTACCTGAAGTACACAGTAAAGTATATTGATTGGGATGCCTCCATTGTGCCTGTCAAAATTTATATACTTGATGTCACCGATACATGGAAAAAGCCGGAAACTTCAACAGTCACTGTGGCAAGACATCACTGCCAG ATCGAATATTTAGTGGAGTCATGTCCGGCATCTGTGGCAAATGTCAATTGCACTCATACAAAGAAGATAAGTGTAACTTTTCCTAGTGGAGGAGATGTCATCTACGGAGTTGCTCACCAACATACAGGAGGGACTGGTATAGCCCTCCATGGAGAG GATGGACGTGTCATATGCTCATCTCTTCCAATCTATGGGGAAGGAAAGGAACCAGGAAATGAAGCTGGTTACATTGTTGGGATGTCCAGCTGTTATCCTAGACCTGGCTCTGTCAAGATTTCGGAAGGGGAGACTGTAACTTTATTATCAAACTATAGCAATTCCCAGAGACATACAGGAGTGATGGGGTTGTTCTATCTCTTGGTTGCTGAACCATCGCCAAAGCCTAGTTCTATCCTGCATTCCACAGATGGA ACAGGTGAGATTGTAATATTACACAATGCTGTTGGAGCTTTGGCACTGTTTGGAATTGCACTACTTGTTGGTGCTGCTGTAATTTATCAACATCGGAACCAAAGAGAGGAAGGCTATGAATCTATATGA